One genomic window of Halovivax cerinus includes the following:
- a CDS encoding DNA topoisomerase IV subunit A → MSTDSTLNEEEAREQLLDLAADFYDQFAEGDVPKMQIPTRTKSNIEYDEDEDVWVYGDRSSTRSAKSVSGAQKLLKATYTIDFLADQLDQDRSSTLRELYYLSESWDLDEAQFNTQDESNNLIEDLEIVSEVKREDFHMRPEESGAKVMGPLLIREQTRRGDREIHCQKDVGQGGYQIPNNPDTIEFLENDAEFVLAVETGGMRDRLVENGFDDEFDCIVVHLGGQPARATRRLTKRMHDELDLPVTVFTDGDPWSYRIFGSVAYGSIKSAHLSAYLATPEAQFIGIQPADIVEYDLPTDPLSDSDVNALESELEDPRFQTDYWEEQIELQLEIEKKSEQQSLAARGLDFVTDSYLPTRLEEMNVI, encoded by the coding sequence ATGAGCACGGACTCTACGCTGAACGAGGAGGAAGCGCGCGAACAGTTGCTTGATCTGGCTGCGGACTTCTACGATCAGTTCGCCGAGGGAGACGTCCCCAAGATGCAGATTCCGACGCGGACCAAGTCGAACATCGAGTACGACGAGGACGAGGACGTCTGGGTGTACGGGGACCGAAGCAGCACGCGGAGTGCGAAGTCGGTTTCGGGTGCCCAGAAGCTCCTGAAGGCGACATATACCATCGATTTCCTCGCCGACCAGCTCGATCAGGATCGCTCGTCCACCCTGCGTGAGCTGTACTACCTCTCGGAGTCCTGGGATCTCGACGAGGCGCAATTCAACACGCAGGACGAGTCGAACAACCTCATCGAGGATCTCGAGATCGTCAGCGAGGTCAAGCGCGAGGACTTTCACATGCGACCGGAGGAGTCCGGTGCGAAAGTCATGGGGCCGCTCCTCATCAGAGAACAGACCCGGCGGGGCGATCGTGAGATTCACTGCCAGAAAGACGTCGGCCAGGGTGGCTACCAGATTCCGAACAATCCCGATACGATCGAGTTCCTCGAGAACGACGCGGAGTTCGTCCTCGCCGTCGAGACCGGCGGTATGCGAGATCGACTGGTCGAGAACGGATTCGACGACGAGTTCGACTGCATCGTCGTTCACCTCGGCGGACAGCCCGCACGCGCGACGCGTCGATTGACCAAGCGAATGCACGACGAACTCGATCTCCCGGTGACCGTCTTTACGGACGGTGACCCGTGGTCGTATCGCATCTTCGGCTCAGTCGCGTACGGTTCGATCAAGTCCGCACACCTCTCGGCGTACCTCGCGACGCCCGAAGCGCAGTTCATCGGCATTCAACCGGCCGACATCGTCGAATACGATCTGCCGACGGACCCGCTGAGCGATTCGGACGTCAACGCATTGGAGAGTGAACTGGAGGATCCGCGCTTCCAGACTGACTACTGGGAGGAACAGATCGAACTCCAGCTCGAGATCGAGAAGAAATCGGAACAGCAGTCGCTGGCTGCACGCGGACTCGACTTCGTCACCGACTCGTACCTCCCGACGCGGCTCGAGGAGATGAACGTCATCTGA
- a CDS encoding type IV pilin: protein MASRVAKVRAALTAIGVVFAAALVLGIVILVLGSLVGYVGGTVFGGGDGTGFQGPDAEFETTLANDSVDVRYVDAEPIDASGIVFEVDGESQGTWATYAAGDPSTIEEGDAVTIDGVAPGDELVVRWTDGEVSQVLHRETLEP from the coding sequence ATGGCTTCACGCGTGGCGAAAGTGCGGGCGGCACTGACGGCCATCGGCGTCGTTTTCGCGGCTGCACTGGTACTCGGCATCGTCATCCTCGTTCTCGGCTCTCTCGTCGGATACGTCGGCGGAACGGTGTTCGGTGGCGGTGACGGGACTGGATTTCAGGGACCCGATGCCGAGTTCGAGACGACACTCGCGAACGACTCGGTGGACGTACGGTACGTCGATGCCGAACCGATCGACGCCTCGGGGATCGTCTTCGAGGTCGACGGGGAGAGCCAGGGAACCTGGGCTACGTACGCCGCAGGCGATCCGTCGACGATCGAGGAGGGCGATGCGGTCACGATCGACGGGGTCGCGCCCGGGGACGAACTGGTCGTCCGATGGACGGACGGTGAGGTCTCCCAGGTGCTCCACCGGGAGACGCTCGAACCGTAG
- a CDS encoding MBL fold metallo-hydrolase — translation MTVTHGPVELDWFGYATIRIAGRTGTVVYVDPGRYGVLDGHRPRDGDLVLVSHAHHFDPDGIERVAHEDAIVVCHESIDATEIDRVSRQPEELPFTVERVEADESFAVGPLDLYTTPAHNEPDGPHTRDDGTPFHPAGTGCGFGLTMDGITVFWPGDTDALSLHETLPVDVFCPPIGGRFTMDRREAATLAVDIAPDLVVPIHYDTFEALETDASAFVVDVATSGVPVALDE, via the coding sequence ATGACCGTGACACACGGGCCCGTCGAACTCGACTGGTTCGGCTACGCGACGATTCGCATCGCCGGGCGAACCGGGACGGTGGTCTACGTAGACCCCGGTCGATACGGCGTTCTCGACGGCCACCGACCCCGAGACGGCGATCTCGTACTGGTCAGTCACGCTCACCACTTCGATCCCGACGGCATCGAACGCGTCGCCCACGAGGACGCGATCGTCGTCTGTCACGAGTCGATCGACGCGACCGAGATCGATCGAGTCTCCCGCCAGCCGGAGGAGCTTCCGTTTACTGTCGAACGTGTCGAGGCCGACGAATCGTTCGCCGTCGGACCACTCGATCTGTACACGACGCCGGCGCACAACGAACCGGACGGACCTCACACCCGCGACGACGGCACACCGTTCCACCCGGCAGGGACGGGATGCGGGTTCGGGCTTACCATGGACGGGATCACCGTCTTCTGGCCGGGAGACACGGATGCACTCTCACTCCACGAAACGCTTCCCGTCGACGTCTTCTGTCCGCCAATCGGCGGGCGTTTCACGATGGATCGCCGTGAAGCGGCCACGCTCGCTGTCGACATCGCTCCCGATCTCGTCGTCCCCATCCATTACGACACCTTCGAGGCACTGGAGACGGACGCCAGCGCGTTCGTCGTCGACGTCGCCACGAGTGGCGTCCCCGTCGCGCTCGACGAGTAA
- a CDS encoding fumarylacetoacetate hydrolase family protein: MKYARFRDPAGAVRRGTVHGETVYFGGQEYDFDEVQVLPPCEPSKIVCIGRNYAAHAAEMGNDVPDRPLLFLKPPNTLAGHGDTITAPADTERLEVEAELGVVISEQCRNVDEADAMDVVAGYTCVDDVSNRDDQRQEQNWVRGKAFDGAAPIGPVLATPDEVPADAGVRSYVDGEPAQAGSLDQLIFPVPELVAEITSYLTLEPGDVIATGTPEGVTPLSEGDEVAIEIDGIGRLEHSVRWP; encoded by the coding sequence ATGAAGTACGCCAGATTTCGCGATCCTGCGGGTGCCGTGCGTCGTGGGACCGTTCACGGAGAGACTGTCTACTTCGGCGGACAGGAGTACGATTTCGACGAGGTTCAGGTTCTTCCACCGTGCGAGCCCTCGAAGATCGTCTGCATCGGACGCAACTACGCTGCCCACGCAGCAGAGATGGGAAACGACGTACCGGATCGTCCGTTGCTCTTCTTGAAACCGCCGAACACGCTCGCCGGTCACGGCGATACGATCACGGCACCAGCCGATACCGAGCGATTGGAGGTCGAGGCGGAACTCGGCGTGGTCATTTCGGAACAGTGTCGGAACGTCGACGAAGCGGATGCGATGGACGTCGTCGCCGGCTATACGTGCGTCGACGACGTCTCGAACCGGGACGACCAGCGCCAGGAGCAAAACTGGGTCCGCGGGAAGGCGTTCGACGGCGCGGCCCCGATCGGCCCCGTATTGGCGACTCCCGACGAGGTACCAGCCGACGCCGGCGTCCGGTCGTACGTCGACGGTGAACCAGCCCAGGCGGGGTCACTCGACCAACTCATCTTCCCCGTTCCAGAACTCGTCGCGGAAATCACGTCCTACCTCACACTGGAACCCGGCGACGTCATCGCGACCGGCACGCCCGAGGGTGTGACACCGCTATCAGAGGGCGACGAGGTCGCTATCGAGATCGACGGCATCGGCCGTCTAGAGCACTCTGTTCGCTGGCCCTGA
- a CDS encoding UbiA family prenyltransferase: MSDSWTGTAPARPGIGLVLALVHSNVFIALAATSWVVTTIVLAELPPDPIPAFIVFAVTLFVYSLNRFTDIDEDEYNVPGRAVFTRRYGRATLAAGTVAYLAAAGIALWYDLPRAELLLAPIAVITLYSVLGLKRIPLVKNLLVGLAWSGIPLGVGVYYGVATTLEIALLSTFVFAMLTIAAVVFDLKDIVGDRHEGILTVPRLIGTRRTRHICAGAAVLVTAGVVGAVARTLVPPRYLVLGPFSAYVFTYSLRADPDASPLFYGFVVDGEHLFLAILVATLAAVGIL, encoded by the coding sequence ATGAGCGACTCCTGGACGGGAACGGCACCCGCACGACCCGGCATCGGACTCGTTCTCGCACTCGTCCACAGTAACGTCTTCATCGCACTCGCGGCCACGAGCTGGGTCGTCACGACGATCGTCCTCGCCGAATTGCCACCGGATCCGATCCCCGCGTTCATCGTCTTCGCCGTAACGCTCTTCGTCTACAGCCTCAACCGGTTCACCGACATCGACGAGGACGAGTACAACGTCCCGGGACGCGCCGTGTTCACGAGACGCTACGGACGCGCCACCCTCGCCGCAGGGACCGTCGCGTACCTGGCCGCTGCAGGTATTGCCCTCTGGTACGACCTTCCTCGCGCCGAGTTGCTCCTCGCCCCGATCGCCGTCATCACGCTCTACTCGGTCCTCGGCCTGAAGCGAATCCCGCTCGTGAAGAACCTCCTCGTCGGTCTCGCCTGGAGCGGTATCCCGCTCGGCGTCGGTGTCTACTATGGCGTCGCGACGACCCTCGAGATCGCGCTCCTCTCCACGTTCGTCTTCGCCATGCTGACCATCGCCGCAGTCGTCTTCGATCTCAAGGACATCGTCGGGGATCGTCACGAGGGAATCCTGACCGTCCCCCGTCTCATCGGGACCCGACGGACCCGACACATCTGCGCCGGAGCGGCGGTCCTCGTGACCGCTGGCGTCGTCGGCGCGGTTGCCCGCACGCTCGTCCCACCTCGGTACCTCGTCCTCGGTCCCTTCAGCGCCTACGTCTTCACCTACTCACTGCGTGCGGACCCGGACGCCAGCCCGCTCTTCTACGGCTTCGTCGTCGACGGCGAACACCTCTTCCTCGCGATCCTCGTCGCTACGCTCGCCGCAGTGGGGATCCTGTAA